A part of Perca fluviatilis chromosome 15, GENO_Pfluv_1.0, whole genome shotgun sequence genomic DNA contains:
- the pde6hb gene encoding retinal cone rhodopsin-sensitive cGMP 3',5'-cyclic phosphodiesterase subunit gamma has product MNANPPAGSALAPAATTGPTTPKKGPPKFKQRQTRTFKSKAPKPGQKGFGDDIPGMEGLGTDITVVCPWEAFGDMELSDLAKYGII; this is encoded by the exons ATGAACGCCAACCCCCCTGCAGGAAGCGCCCTCGCCCCTGCTGCAACAACGGGCCCCACCACACCCAAGAAGGGACCACCCAAATTCAAGCAGAGGCAGACCCGTACATTCAAGAGCAAAGCCCCAAAGCCAGGCCAGAAGGG CTTTGGTGACGATATCCCCGGCATGGAGGGTCTTGGCACAGACATCACAGTGGTGTGCCCATGGGAAGCCTTCGGCGACATGGAGCTCAGCGACTTGGCCAAATACGGCATCATCTAG